The Acetivibrio saccincola genome window below encodes:
- a CDS encoding DUF4363 family protein, translated as MHNLKILGSIVLVLALIIGASFFASRILATSTLVIEEKILKTEANIYEKNWEPAKNNLLEIIEKWPETEKKWSILLDHSDIDAISTSISRLSVYIDAKDSTLALAEIASLKQLLKTIPDREALSLTNIF; from the coding sequence ATGCACAATTTAAAAATTTTAGGAAGTATAGTGCTGGTTCTGGCATTAATAATCGGAGCATCATTTTTTGCTTCAAGAATCCTTGCAACATCCACCCTTGTAATAGAAGAAAAAATTCTTAAAACTGAAGCCAATATTTATGAGAAAAATTGGGAACCGGCTAAAAATAATCTTTTAGAAATTATAGAAAAGTGGCCTGAGACAGAAAAAAAATGGAGCATTCTACTGGACCATTCTGATATAGATGCAATCAGCACTTCTATATCAAGACTGTCTGTATATATAGACGCAAAGGATTCTACCTTGGCTTTAGCTGAAATAGCCTCCTTAAAGCAGCTTTTAAAAACCATCCCTGACAGGGAAGCACTGTCTTTGACTAATATTTTTTAA
- a CDS encoding DUF421 domain-containing protein, with translation MLISFVRTAILYLLVIIVMRIMGKRQIGELQPFELVIAIMISDLASVAMQNTGVPLVNGIIPILTLLVAQLLFSYIGLKSAKTRAIISGRPTVLIENGKLKEQALKKEMFTINELLEQLRIKNISNISDVEFAILETNGQLSVIPKSQKRPLNPEDLNIQTEYEGLPLDLIVDGNVNTANLKTANLDEKWLSDELKKFGVENIKDVLFASLDSSGNLYFQVKEKKGEDN, from the coding sequence GTGCTGATATCTTTTGTCAGGACAGCAATATTATATTTACTTGTAATTATTGTAATGAGAATAATGGGAAAGCGTCAAATAGGGGAATTACAGCCTTTTGAACTTGTTATAGCCATAATGATATCTGACCTTGCATCCGTTGCAATGCAAAATACAGGAGTTCCATTGGTAAACGGAATTATTCCTATACTCACCCTTTTAGTGGCACAACTACTTTTTTCTTATATCGGGCTTAAAAGTGCCAAAACAAGGGCTATTATTTCAGGAAGACCCACTGTTTTAATTGAAAACGGCAAACTTAAAGAACAAGCTCTTAAAAAAGAGATGTTTACAATAAATGAGCTTTTAGAACAGTTAAGAATAAAAAATATATCCAACATTTCAGATGTGGAATTTGCCATACTGGAGACAAACGGACAGCTAAGCGTTATCCCTAAATCCCAAAAAAGACCTTTAAACCCTGAAGACCTTAATATTCAAACTGAGTATGAGGGTTTACCTCTTGATCTTATAGTGGACGGAAATGTAAATACAGCTAATTTAAAAACTGCAAATCTAGACGAGAAATGGCTGTCTGATGAACTGAAAAAATTTGGGGTGGAAAATATAAAAGACGTATTATTTGCAAGTTTAGATTCTTCCGGCAATTTATATTTTCAAGTTAAAGAAAAGAAAGGGGAGGATAATTAA
- a CDS encoding potassium channel family protein, with protein MHVIIIGCGKVGSRFANVLSEEGHDVVIIDSDSNSFKLLSPDFNGITLTGVPIDQDVLKKAGINTADALAAVTPDDNINIMVCQVAKEIFKVPKVIARIYDPSREHVFHHFGLETICPTDISVNVIKSIIIGKKEVQTQTIGNKAILYRQERVDKSYIGKKVEDIELDESSHLFAVIRDNEFNFAKPGFVLKKGDEIVIASKGD; from the coding sequence ATGCATGTAATTATAATAGGATGTGGAAAAGTAGGTTCAAGATTTGCAAATGTTTTATCTGAAGAAGGTCACGATGTTGTTATCATAGATAGTGACAGCAATTCTTTTAAATTGCTGTCTCCTGATTTTAACGGGATAACTCTTACTGGGGTACCCATAGACCAGGATGTTTTAAAAAAGGCAGGAATAAATACTGCAGATGCCTTAGCAGCTGTTACACCGGATGACAATATAAATATTATGGTTTGCCAGGTTGCAAAGGAGATTTTTAAAGTTCCAAAGGTGATAGCCAGAATATATGACCCTTCCAGGGAACATGTCTTTCACCATTTTGGATTGGAGACAATTTGTCCTACGGATATTTCAGTTAATGTAATAAAGTCTATTATAATAGGCAAAAAAGAGGTTCAGACGCAAACCATTGGCAATAAAGCTATTTTATACAGACAGGAAAGAGTGGATAAATCCTATATAGGTAAAAAAGTAGAGGATATTGAATTGGATGAAAGTTCCCACTTATTTGCCGTTATAAGGGACAATGAGTTTAATTTTGCAAAACCCGGTTTTGTACTTAAAAAAGGCGATGAAATTGTAATTGCAAGTAAAGGGGATTGA
- a CDS encoding potassium channel family protein: MYIVIAGGGKLGYYLVKTLLPYKHKIAIIEPLEDVCNKIANELNIPVVNGDGTDLEVLSEIELQKCDIFIAVTGKDQDNLIACQLAKRNFGVERTIARVNNPKNIEIFQKLGVDIPVSSTSIIADLIEQEVDYSGIKTLLRLKTGKLVLNEILITDKSPVCDKALKDINIPKDCVVISVIRDVEVIIPNGFTILKEGDYIITVSSSEDQAELKDYFVGKGKQ; the protein is encoded by the coding sequence ATGTATATTGTTATAGCGGGAGGGGGAAAGCTTGGATATTACCTTGTAAAAACCCTTCTTCCATATAAACATAAAATAGCTATTATAGAGCCATTAGAGGATGTGTGCAATAAAATAGCAAATGAACTGAATATTCCTGTGGTAAACGGGGATGGAACAGATTTAGAAGTGCTTTCAGAAATAGAACTGCAAAAGTGTGATATTTTTATTGCAGTTACAGGAAAAGACCAGGATAATTTAATTGCGTGCCAACTGGCTAAGAGAAATTTTGGAGTGGAGAGGACCATAGCAAGGGTCAATAACCCAAAAAATATTGAAATATTTCAAAAGCTGGGGGTGGATATCCCAGTCAGCAGTACATCCATAATAGCTGACCTTATTGAGCAGGAAGTGGATTACTCAGGCATAAAAACCCTTTTGAGACTAAAAACCGGGAAGCTGGTGCTGAATGAAATTTTAATAACTGATAAATCACCGGTGTGTGACAAAGCTTTAAAGGATATAAATATTCCTAAAGACTGTGTTGTTATTTCTGTAATCAGGGATGTGGAAGTTATTATACCAAATGGTTTTACAATATTAAAAGAAGGGGATTATATTATAACCGTCTCTTCAAGTGAGGACCAGGCAGAGCTTAAGGATTACTTTGTGGGTAAAGGAAAGCAATAA
- a CDS encoding TrkH family potassium uptake protein, whose translation MIKFQFNIKNRKLFRLDPTKIILLSFIVVIFWGTLLLTLPIASNDNAEKADFLTALFTATSATCVTGLVVVDTAAQWSLFGQIVILILIQTGALGFVTFATFFSILLGKKVSLKTRVLAQQSLSDFSFDGVLSLIKNVVLATFSIELAGAVILATRFVPKFGFKGFYISIFHSISSFCNAGFDILGDFQSLTNYNDDPVLLFFTSILVILGGLGFVVWKNLWEFPKKRELLLHTKVVLLFTVFLIVFGGIFFFLSEFNNPYTLGKLSIVEKINASFFQSVTTRSSGFNTIDTGSMKEITKAMAIFLMFIGAAPGSTGGGVKLTTFGVILVAVISQIRGTEHAVVFKRRIPHQTIIKSLAIVSLSAMIVITLTTVLMFLEDIPFLDTLFESTSAVATVGLSPIDVSILSNISKILIIIGMLVGRIGPLSFAIALTIQNAQKKNQDVVYPEGKIIVG comes from the coding sequence ATGATTAAGTTCCAATTTAATATAAAGAACAGGAAGCTATTCCGTTTAGATCCCACTAAAATTATATTGTTAAGCTTTATAGTGGTTATTTTTTGGGGAACTTTACTTTTAACCCTTCCCATTGCTTCAAATGACAATGCTGAAAAAGCAGATTTTCTTACTGCACTGTTTACCGCCACATCCGCCACCTGTGTTACAGGACTGGTAGTGGTGGATACAGCCGCCCAGTGGTCACTTTTTGGCCAGATTGTTATCCTGATTCTCATTCAAACAGGAGCTTTGGGTTTTGTAACCTTTGCCACATTTTTCTCAATTTTGCTTGGAAAAAAAGTAAGTCTCAAAACAAGGGTATTAGCTCAACAATCTCTAAGTGATTTTAGCTTTGACGGTGTTTTAAGCCTTATTAAAAACGTGGTACTTGCCACTTTTTCAATTGAATTGGCAGGAGCCGTTATTTTAGCTACAAGGTTTGTTCCAAAATTCGGTTTTAAAGGCTTTTACATTTCAATTTTTCATTCCATATCCTCCTTTTGTAATGCTGGATTTGATATATTGGGGGATTTTCAAAGCCTTACCAATTACAATGACGACCCTGTACTTTTGTTTTTTACATCAATACTTGTTATTTTAGGCGGACTTGGCTTTGTTGTGTGGAAAAATTTATGGGAATTTCCCAAAAAGAGAGAGCTGCTCCTTCACACAAAGGTAGTTTTACTTTTTACTGTATTTCTCATTGTCTTTGGCGGGATATTTTTCTTCCTTTCAGAATTTAATAACCCCTATACATTAGGCAAACTCAGTATAGTTGAAAAAATAAATGCCTCATTTTTTCAATCTGTAACAACCCGCTCTTCAGGTTTTAACACCATTGACACAGGCAGCATGAAAGAGATAACCAAAGCAATGGCAATTTTTCTTATGTTTATAGGTGCGGCACCTGGTTCCACAGGAGGCGGTGTCAAACTAACCACCTTCGGGGTTATTTTAGTTGCCGTTATTTCACAAATCAGGGGAACAGAACACGCTGTTGTTTTTAAGAGAAGAATTCCCCACCAAACCATAATTAAGTCCCTTGCCATTGTCAGCCTTAGTGCCATGATTGTTATCACCTTGACAACTGTGCTCATGTTTTTGGAGGATATTCCTTTTTTGGACACCCTTTTTGAATCCACATCTGCAGTTGCCACTGTAGGTCTGTCCCCTATAGATGTAAGTATTTTAAGCAACATAAGCAAAATTCTTATAATAATCGGTATGCTGGTGGGAAGAATAGGTCCTCTCTCTTTTGCCATTGCTCTTACAATACAAAATGCCCAAAAGAAAAATCAAGATGTGGTATATCCTGAGGGAAAAATAATAGTGGGCTAA
- a CDS encoding P-loop NTPase family protein has translation MYKLRLVIADKDQVYIDNVTGFIYSKYKNKFYIKSFTNEKSLYEHIDETDRIDILLITPSFYKEEIDLKKVVAPIILSTGILPKEIKDFEIVSKYQTGTNLVNNILNIFSERSNFSIHTKEGSNDTKIVTFFSPVGGAGTSTLAAATAFQCVQSQMNTFYLNFEGLSSTRAFFNSVDNGQNLSSILFFLKEKSKNLSLKIETGRLIDDATGVHYFLPPENSFDLKDMAVDEMERLIDEMKAMAYYDVIIADISSELSDTNILLMQKSDCIFYVLSYDRVSKFKFEEMLKAFEFLNKRKGLDFINKGEVILNKCTGINLEALDNVTLGEKTVFAKIPYISGMEASDAHYLANSENPIANAANKIIYKLK, from the coding sequence ATGTATAAACTAAGGTTGGTAATAGCCGACAAAGATCAAGTCTACATTGATAACGTTACAGGTTTTATTTACTCAAAGTACAAAAACAAATTTTATATCAAGTCTTTTACAAATGAAAAATCCCTGTATGAGCATATTGATGAAACTGATAGAATTGATATTTTGTTGATTACACCGTCATTTTATAAAGAGGAAATTGACTTAAAAAAAGTAGTTGCTCCAATAATTTTATCAACAGGGATTTTACCAAAGGAAATTAAAGACTTTGAAATAGTTAGCAAGTATCAAACGGGTACCAATCTTGTAAATAATATTTTAAATATCTTTTCTGAAAGAAGTAATTTTAGCATTCATACTAAAGAAGGGTCTAATGACACAAAAATAGTTACTTTTTTCTCGCCGGTAGGGGGTGCAGGTACATCTACTTTAGCGGCGGCTACTGCTTTTCAATGTGTACAAAGTCAAATGAACACCTTTTATCTGAATTTTGAAGGTCTTTCTTCTACCAGAGCTTTTTTCAATTCTGTTGATAATGGTCAAAACTTATCAAGTATATTGTTTTTCCTAAAAGAAAAAAGCAAGAATTTATCTCTTAAAATAGAAACCGGCAGATTAATAGATGATGCAACAGGGGTACACTATTTTCTTCCGCCGGAAAATAGTTTTGACTTAAAAGATATGGCTGTTGATGAAATGGAAAGGCTTATTGATGAGATGAAAGCAATGGCTTATTATGATGTGATTATTGCCGATATCAGCAGTGAGTTAAGTGATACTAACATATTGCTAATGCAGAAAAGTGATTGCATATTTTATGTTTTATCTTATGACAGGGTTTCAAAATTTAAATTTGAAGAGATGCTTAAGGCATTTGAGTTTTTAAATAAAAGAAAAGGTTTGGATTTTATTAACAAAGGTGAAGTTATACTGAATAAATGTACAGGTATTAATTTAGAAGCTTTAGATAATGTGACTTTAGGAGAAAAGACGGTTTTTGCCAAAATACCGTATATAAGCGGAATGGAAGCATCTGATGCCCACTACCTTGCAAATAGTGAAAACCCCATAGCAAATGCAGCAAACAAAATAATATACAAGTTGAAATAG